A stretch of Anaeromyxobacter dehalogenans 2CP-1 DNA encodes these proteins:
- a CDS encoding TolC family protein yields MMPSSVLLLSLLVVAEPSAPDVSGVPPATAPANASTSPQFHASPPHKMAPLAPERVYAITFDEALGLAAEAPSVAGAERAVSVKSEGNSKIGLLTSNPSLVLQPGFSTRDANPRLEGEVALTQSFNLAGLSGNRRKAARTEEQQLRDEARAVALSRRLDAAQAWLDMWAAEAAFQLSREELGLAMELAARTRRAAEAAALTRADAADADAYEAEARLASLSVEGEVTDLGFRLAEMVGRATPLPMTTSGELPMATVPERAAWPALIARAAALPAARAEKLAAEADRARASEARSARGLDLQLGARAQRDSTGNDVLYGIVGFTFPVFERGHREAATFDAAAARRAGEAEDASRRAVTELARAFHEVEHTGEVLDALEKTLVPAAAESARLREAAMRAGDATVVEVLVARRSAAAARARELRARAAHAWARAKVAMLVALVPTDGAPDAAARPSTSAVPSAPPTLRVSGAQGERDGQTSAVPSAPPTLRVSGTQGEGDGQTWAVPSAPPPLRVSGSPSPDGRDTEASQPRSTGVTP; encoded by the coding sequence ATGATGCCCTCCTCGGTCCTTCTCCTCTCGCTCCTGGTCGTCGCCGAACCGTCGGCTCCGGACGTGTCTGGCGTCCCGCCCGCGACTGCGCCGGCGAACGCCTCGACGTCGCCGCAGTTCCACGCCTCGCCACCTCACAAGATGGCCCCGCTCGCGCCGGAGCGCGTCTACGCCATCACCTTCGACGAGGCGCTGGGGCTCGCGGCGGAGGCGCCCTCGGTCGCGGGCGCGGAGCGCGCGGTCTCGGTCAAATCCGAGGGCAATTCGAAGATTGGCCTGCTCACCTCCAACCCCTCACTCGTCCTCCAGCCCGGGTTCTCGACCAGGGACGCGAACCCGCGGCTGGAGGGCGAGGTAGCCCTCACGCAGTCCTTCAACCTGGCGGGCCTCTCGGGCAACCGCCGCAAGGCGGCCCGCACCGAGGAGCAGCAGCTCCGCGACGAGGCGCGCGCGGTGGCGCTCTCGCGCCGCCTCGACGCGGCGCAGGCGTGGCTGGACATGTGGGCAGCGGAGGCGGCCTTCCAGCTCTCGCGCGAGGAGCTGGGCCTCGCCATGGAGCTCGCGGCCCGCACCCGCCGCGCGGCGGAGGCCGCCGCGCTGACCCGCGCGGACGCGGCGGACGCGGACGCCTACGAGGCGGAGGCGCGGCTGGCGTCGCTCTCGGTCGAGGGCGAGGTGACGGACCTGGGCTTCCGCCTGGCGGAGATGGTGGGCCGGGCGACGCCGCTGCCGATGACGACCTCGGGCGAGCTGCCGATGGCGACGGTCCCGGAGCGCGCGGCGTGGCCGGCGCTCATCGCGCGTGCGGCGGCGCTGCCGGCGGCGCGCGCGGAGAAGCTCGCGGCGGAGGCGGACCGGGCCCGCGCCTCGGAGGCGCGCTCGGCGCGGGGCCTCGATCTCCAGCTGGGCGCGCGCGCGCAGCGAGACTCGACGGGGAACGACGTCCTCTACGGCATCGTCGGCTTCACCTTCCCGGTGTTCGAGCGGGGCCACCGCGAGGCGGCCACCTTCGACGCGGCGGCGGCCCGCCGCGCGGGCGAGGCGGAGGACGCGTCGCGCCGCGCGGTAACGGAGCTGGCGCGCGCGTTCCACGAGGTGGAGCACACGGGCGAGGTCCTGGACGCGCTGGAGAAGACGCTGGTCCCGGCGGCGGCGGAGAGCGCCCGGCTGCGCGAGGCGGCGATGCGCGCGGGCGACGCGACCGTGGTCGAGGTCCTGGTGGCCCGCCGGAGCGCGGCGGCGGCGCGTGCGCGCGAGCTGCGCGCGCGGGCGGCGCACGCCTGGGCGCGCGCGAAGGTCGCGATGCTGGTGGCGCTGGTGCCGACGGATGGGGCGCCGGACGCCGCCGCTCGCCCTTCGACTTCGGCGGTGCCTTCGGCCCCGCCTACGCTCAGGGTGAGCGGAGCTCAGGGTGAGCGGGACGGTCAGACATCGGCGGTGCCTTCGGCCCCGCCTACGCTCAGGGTGAGCGGAACCCAGGGTGAGGGGGACGGTCAGACTTGGGCGGTGCCTTCGGCCCCGCCTCCGCTCAGGGTGAGCGGATCACCTAGCCCGGACGGGCGCGATACCGAAGCTTCGCAACCCCGCAGCACCGGAGTCACGCCGTGA
- a CDS encoding site-specific DNA-methyltransferase encodes MSSRKKRRPAEQLAMNTVLQSTPDDSPNGSGLHLEWEGRRAYRSKIPIPRVLEPDARLSKGDGDSLVVEGDNLQVMVSLRSQFNSSVDVAYIDPPYNRGGNDFRYSDARYHDPNAEGKDAEYVSNEDGGRHTKWLNYMAPRLAMIRELMKDTGVIFVSINDIELFRLGMLMDEIFDEKNRIGIVCWKGSADNNPSRIAIEHEYVLCYAKRASELPKVWRPVNQELSQSLMEEFRRLKDAAKTQDDLAKSWKAFLKDNKASFERLGRYTAVDERGPYQVGYRVHNTHPAGYRYDIIHPVTKKPCRIPSNGYRYTESTMKRLIDEGRIIFGKTHEQIVQMKDYLDEYRDTLRSVVSLDARKGAYTLKALFGDKFDGFDYPKPVELIELLVGAAGGKDALVLDAFAGSGTTAHAVMRLNKIDGGRRRFILIEEGNGKDRYARTLIVPRLRKAAKRDDLKCDFRFLKTGRELDRDAILGLERDRIINVICQTDRTGVGGGGIKRVDRGRYVIGHNKRDEAIALVWNGRANSAVTVKIVDEALAEVAKFGLKTPLRIYGTVCRISETRSFTFCQIPDEILASLHYGPLEIETENDERTSA; translated from the coding sequence ATGAGTTCCCGAAAGAAGCGCAGGCCAGCGGAGCAGCTCGCCATGAATACGGTTCTTCAATCCACGCCCGACGATTCCCCCAACGGCAGCGGGCTCCACCTTGAGTGGGAGGGGCGACGTGCGTACAGGTCGAAAATCCCGATTCCTCGGGTCCTGGAACCGGATGCACGTTTGTCCAAAGGCGACGGCGACAGCCTCGTAGTGGAGGGAGATAACCTCCAAGTCATGGTGTCGCTTCGCTCACAGTTCAACTCGTCTGTGGACGTGGCCTACATCGACCCTCCGTACAACCGGGGCGGAAATGACTTCCGATACAGCGATGCCCGATACCACGATCCCAACGCCGAAGGGAAAGACGCCGAGTACGTCTCTAACGAAGACGGCGGACGCCATACGAAGTGGCTGAACTACATGGCCCCCAGGCTCGCGATGATTCGTGAGCTGATGAAGGACACGGGAGTGATCTTCGTCTCGATCAACGACATCGAGCTGTTTCGACTCGGCATGTTGATGGATGAGATCTTCGACGAGAAGAATCGAATCGGAATCGTGTGCTGGAAGGGCTCTGCCGACAACAACCCCAGCCGAATCGCTATCGAGCACGAGTACGTTCTCTGCTACGCCAAGCGTGCCAGTGAACTGCCGAAGGTTTGGCGTCCAGTGAACCAGGAACTCAGCCAGTCTCTCATGGAGGAGTTCCGTCGTCTCAAGGACGCCGCGAAGACCCAAGACGATCTCGCCAAGAGCTGGAAAGCGTTCCTCAAGGACAACAAGGCGTCCTTCGAGCGCCTTGGTCGATACACCGCGGTGGATGAGCGTGGTCCCTACCAGGTAGGTTACCGCGTCCACAACACGCATCCCGCTGGATACCGGTACGACATCATTCACCCTGTCACGAAGAAACCGTGCCGGATCCCGAGCAACGGGTACCGCTACACCGAATCGACCATGAAGCGGCTCATCGACGAGGGTCGAATCATCTTCGGCAAGACCCACGAGCAGATCGTTCAGATGAAGGATTACCTGGACGAGTACAGGGATACGCTCCGAAGTGTCGTCTCTCTCGATGCGCGCAAGGGCGCATACACTCTGAAGGCGCTCTTCGGCGACAAATTCGACGGATTCGACTACCCGAAGCCCGTCGAGCTCATCGAACTCCTCGTGGGGGCGGCCGGCGGGAAGGACGCACTGGTGCTCGACGCCTTTGCGGGCAGCGGGACGACCGCCCATGCCGTCATGCGTCTGAACAAGATTGATGGTGGACGGCGACGCTTCATCCTCATCGAGGAGGGAAACGGAAAGGATCGGTACGCCCGGACCCTGATCGTCCCCCGTCTCCGCAAGGCGGCCAAGCGGGACGACCTGAAGTGCGACTTCAGGTTCCTGAAGACTGGTCGAGAGCTCGACCGAGACGCCATTCTCGGCCTCGAGCGCGACAGAATCATCAACGTCATCTGCCAGACCGATCGTACAGGAGTCGGAGGAGGCGGCATCAAGCGGGTTGACCGTGGCAGGTACGTCATCGGACACAACAAACGCGACGAGGCCATCGCTCTCGTCTGGAACGGACGGGCGAACAGCGCGGTCACCGTCAAGATCGTAGACGAGGCGCTCGCTGAGGTGGCCAAGTTCGGCCTCAAGACACCGCTGCGCATCTACGGCACCGTCTGCCGGATCAGCGAAACTCGGAGCTTTACCTTCTGTCAGATCCCGGATGAGATCCTTGCGTCGTTGCACTATGGTCCCTTGGAGATCGAGACCGAGAACGACGAAAGGACATCAGCTTGA
- a CDS encoding efflux RND transporter periplasmic adaptor subunit has protein sequence MNRTSRTSLLAAALVAFAACSKEPAPAPAQQAAGSPTEPASLKLAKEQQQGAADTTPAAATSARTPWVRARAAEGVSLLEAPATVLPAPEGVAAVTPPFRARITKISVRAGEKVARGQVIAEVVMPEVVQAAGAYAAATTRLEAYQRRKDQLDGLKKDGLVKLSDLLESETKLAEARADQQSALATLRAADLGAADARRILDGSGQVGLRSPISGMVHEVKASIGETREAAGEPIARVAADGETRVEARLAYAPPPTAKFELILPDGTRHPVDLLGRAPVVDPRDGTTAAWFAGRNGGARLPAGLSARLAVKMGEAAAAVPARAVALDGKQAYVVRNVAGKPQRLPVQVLATSGADALVKGVEPGVEVAADAALAASEEQP, from the coding sequence GTGAACCGAACCTCTCGCACGTCCCTCCTCGCCGCCGCGCTCGTCGCCTTCGCGGCCTGCTCGAAGGAGCCGGCCCCGGCGCCGGCGCAGCAGGCGGCGGGCTCGCCGACTGAGCCGGCCTCGCTGAAGCTCGCGAAGGAGCAGCAGCAAGGCGCCGCCGACACGACGCCGGCGGCGGCGACGAGCGCGCGCACGCCGTGGGTCCGCGCCCGCGCGGCGGAGGGCGTCTCGCTGCTCGAGGCCCCGGCGACGGTGCTGCCGGCGCCGGAGGGCGTGGCCGCAGTGACGCCGCCGTTCCGCGCCCGGATCACGAAGATCTCGGTCCGCGCGGGCGAGAAGGTGGCCCGGGGCCAGGTGATCGCCGAGGTGGTGATGCCGGAGGTGGTCCAGGCGGCGGGCGCCTACGCGGCGGCGACGACGCGCCTCGAGGCCTACCAGCGGCGGAAGGACCAGCTCGACGGGCTCAAGAAGGACGGCCTGGTGAAGCTCTCCGACCTGCTCGAGTCGGAGACGAAGCTCGCCGAGGCGCGCGCGGACCAGCAGAGCGCGCTCGCGACGCTCCGCGCGGCGGACCTCGGCGCGGCGGACGCGCGGCGCATCCTGGACGGCTCGGGGCAGGTGGGCCTGCGCTCGCCGATCTCGGGCATGGTCCACGAGGTGAAGGCCTCCATCGGCGAGACGCGCGAGGCGGCGGGCGAGCCGATCGCGCGGGTCGCCGCCGACGGCGAGACGCGGGTGGAGGCGCGGCTGGCGTACGCGCCGCCCCCGACGGCGAAGTTCGAGCTCATCCTGCCGGACGGCACGCGCCACCCGGTGGACCTGCTGGGCCGCGCGCCGGTGGTGGATCCGCGCGACGGCACCACGGCGGCCTGGTTCGCAGGCCGGAACGGCGGCGCGCGGCTGCCGGCGGGCCTCTCGGCGCGCCTCGCGGTGAAGATGGGCGAGGCGGCCGCGGCGGTGCCGGCGCGCGCGGTGGCGCTCGACGGCAAGCAGGCCTACGTGGTGCGCAACGTCGCGGGGAAGCCGCAGCGCCTCCCGGTGCAGGTGCTCGCCACTTCCGGCGCGGACGCGCTCGTGAAGGGCGTCGAGCCGGGCGTCGAGGTCGCGGCGGACGCGGCGCTGGCCGCGTCGGAGGAGCAGCCGTGA
- a CDS encoding efflux RND transporter permease subunit, which produces MIGRLVAWCVDHRKLVVALTVALAIVGAIFSARLKFDAMPDITTNQVLVLTRAPGLTPEEVEKLVTRPIEAALGGVPGMVEQRSLSRYGISSVTAVFDDGADTYRARQVVKERLDTVALPNGVSAPELGPVTGGLGEIFHFTISSNRRTPAELLEMATLRVSPLLRSVPGVVEVNTWGGEQRTLEVRADPVRMAQRGLTLADLRGALEQATGTAAGASVPAGSAQSLLRAVALPKDPTDLAHALVHPQGGNLPPVRLAEVADIRVGAMPRIGAATKNGHGETVYLMAQMLRGDNALEVMDRVHDAMAKVRTALPDDVTVDIVYDRSKLVEGTLRTVFKNLLEGGLLVVAVLFLMLGSFRAGLLVASAIPLSMLGATGAMVLLGIPGNLMSLGAIDFGLVVDGAVVMVEAIFHGVAAATFASADRRGGREKMAAHVREVTRSMATPVFFSVLIILLVYVPVLSLTGVDGKMFRPMALTVVFALLTSLVLSVTFIPAAAALLLRPKDIPARPPPLVRLLDRLYLPLLDRTLARPKAVAAGAVTLLTLGVALFLTAGSEFVPQLDEGDLVIQTTRAADISLESAVREAGRMEAAVLSQVPEATRIVSRVGSPAVATDIMGLEQADVFVTLKPRSEWRRGLTRDQLIREVELAIGREAPGGDPAFTQPIQMRFNELLGGSVADVTISVYGEDLADLRALAEQVTGVVEQVKGAEDVRIYAPPAVSLLEVRPRPLDVSAAGFTVRDVLDAVTAVRTGVEVGATYDGPLRIPIVLRLGDGASAFTLPSLGLPAPGGALVPLSRVADVSSEVAPSLVSRQDAERRLVVGFNVRSSDLGGVVGAAERAVAAQVRPPAGYRIEWGGSFETLNEAKRRLGVVIPVVLVLIVGVLLAAFRKLKPALVIFMNVPFASVGGMIALWARGMPVSISAAVGFIALSGVAVLNGVVLMNRLVALEAEGRSPAEAAATAARERARPVLMTALVAALGFIPMAIATGVGAEVQRPLATVVAFGLVTSTILTLLVLPALYPWLARRAEGSSAPAPEPAHEALAGRG; this is translated from the coding sequence GTGATCGGACGGCTGGTGGCGTGGTGCGTGGACCACCGCAAGCTGGTGGTCGCGCTCACGGTGGCCCTGGCGATCGTCGGCGCCATCTTCAGCGCGCGCCTCAAGTTCGACGCGATGCCGGACATCACCACCAACCAGGTGCTGGTGCTGACGCGCGCGCCGGGCCTGACGCCGGAGGAGGTGGAGAAGCTCGTCACCCGGCCCATCGAGGCGGCGCTGGGCGGCGTGCCGGGCATGGTGGAGCAGCGCAGCCTCTCGCGCTACGGCATCTCCTCGGTCACGGCGGTCTTCGACGACGGCGCCGACACCTACCGCGCCCGCCAGGTGGTGAAGGAGCGGCTCGACACGGTGGCGCTGCCGAACGGCGTCTCGGCGCCTGAGCTGGGCCCGGTGACGGGCGGCCTGGGCGAGATCTTCCACTTCACCATCTCCTCCAACCGCCGCACGCCGGCGGAGCTGCTGGAGATGGCGACGCTGCGCGTGTCGCCCTTGCTCCGCAGCGTGCCGGGCGTGGTGGAGGTGAACACCTGGGGCGGCGAGCAGCGCACGCTCGAGGTCCGCGCGGATCCGGTGCGGATGGCGCAGCGCGGGCTCACGCTCGCCGACCTGCGCGGCGCGCTGGAACAGGCGACGGGCACCGCGGCGGGCGCGAGCGTGCCGGCGGGCTCGGCGCAGTCGCTGCTCCGCGCGGTGGCGCTCCCGAAGGACCCGACCGACCTCGCGCATGCGCTCGTCCACCCGCAGGGCGGCAACCTCCCGCCGGTGCGGCTCGCCGAGGTGGCGGACATCCGCGTGGGCGCGATGCCGCGCATCGGCGCCGCCACCAAGAACGGCCACGGCGAGACGGTCTACCTCATGGCGCAGATGCTCCGCGGCGACAACGCGCTCGAGGTGATGGACCGCGTCCACGACGCGATGGCGAAGGTGCGCACGGCGCTCCCGGACGACGTCACCGTGGACATCGTCTACGACCGCTCCAAGCTGGTCGAGGGCACGCTCCGCACGGTCTTCAAGAACCTGCTGGAGGGCGGCCTGCTGGTGGTGGCGGTGCTGTTCCTCATGCTGGGCTCGTTCCGCGCGGGCCTGCTGGTGGCCTCGGCCATCCCGCTCTCGATGCTGGGCGCGACGGGCGCCATGGTGCTGCTGGGCATCCCGGGCAACCTGATGAGCCTGGGCGCCATCGACTTCGGCCTGGTGGTGGACGGCGCGGTGGTGATGGTGGAGGCGATCTTCCACGGCGTGGCCGCGGCGACCTTCGCGTCGGCCGACCGGCGCGGCGGGCGCGAGAAGATGGCGGCGCACGTGCGCGAGGTGACGCGCTCGATGGCGACGCCGGTGTTCTTCTCGGTGCTCATCATCCTGCTCGTCTACGTGCCGGTGCTGTCGCTCACCGGGGTGGACGGGAAGATGTTCCGCCCGATGGCGCTGACGGTGGTGTTCGCGCTCCTCACCTCGCTCGTCCTCTCGGTCACGTTCATCCCTGCCGCGGCGGCGCTCTTGCTCCGCCCGAAGGACATCCCGGCCCGCCCGCCGCCGCTGGTGCGCCTCCTCGACCGGCTCTACCTGCCGCTCCTCGACCGCACGCTGGCGCGCCCGAAGGCGGTGGCGGCGGGGGCGGTGACGCTGCTCACGCTGGGCGTGGCGCTGTTCCTGACGGCGGGCTCGGAGTTCGTGCCGCAGCTCGACGAGGGCGACCTCGTCATCCAGACCACCCGCGCGGCGGACATCTCGCTCGAGTCGGCGGTGCGCGAGGCGGGGCGCATGGAGGCCGCGGTGCTCTCGCAAGTGCCGGAGGCGACGCGCATCGTCTCGCGCGTGGGCAGCCCGGCGGTCGCGACCGACATCATGGGGCTCGAGCAGGCGGACGTGTTCGTGACGCTGAAGCCGCGCTCGGAGTGGCGGAGGGGCCTCACCCGCGACCAGCTCATCCGCGAGGTGGAGCTCGCGATCGGGCGCGAGGCGCCGGGCGGTGACCCGGCCTTCACCCAGCCCATCCAGATGCGCTTCAACGAGCTGCTGGGCGGCTCGGTGGCCGACGTGACCATCTCGGTCTACGGCGAGGACCTCGCCGACCTCCGCGCGCTCGCCGAGCAGGTGACGGGCGTGGTGGAGCAGGTGAAGGGCGCCGAGGACGTGCGCATCTACGCACCGCCGGCGGTGTCGCTGCTCGAGGTCCGGCCGCGGCCGCTCGACGTCTCGGCGGCGGGCTTCACGGTGCGCGACGTGCTCGACGCGGTCACGGCGGTCCGCACCGGCGTCGAGGTGGGCGCCACCTACGACGGCCCGCTCCGCATCCCCATCGTGCTGCGCCTGGGCGACGGGGCGAGCGCGTTCACGCTCCCGTCGCTGGGCCTGCCCGCGCCGGGCGGCGCGCTGGTGCCGCTCTCGCGCGTGGCGGACGTGTCGAGCGAGGTGGCGCCGAGCCTGGTCTCGCGCCAGGACGCGGAGCGCCGGCTGGTGGTCGGCTTCAACGTGCGCAGCTCCGACCTGGGCGGCGTGGTGGGCGCGGCCGAGCGCGCGGTGGCGGCGCAGGTGCGCCCGCCGGCCGGCTACCGCATCGAGTGGGGCGGCTCGTTCGAGACGCTGAACGAGGCGAAGCGGCGGCTCGGCGTGGTCATCCCGGTGGTGCTGGTGCTCATCGTGGGCGTGCTGCTCGCCGCGTTCCGGAAGCTCAAGCCGGCGCTCGTCATCTTCATGAACGTCCCGTTCGCCTCGGTGGGCGGGATGATCGCGCTCTGGGCCCGCGGCATGCCGGTGTCGATCTCCGCGGCGGTGGGGTTCATCGCGCTCTCCGGCGTGGCGGTGCTGAACGGCGTGGTGCTGATGAACCGGCTGGTGGCGCTCGAGGCCGAGGGGCGCTCGCCGGCCGAGGCGGCCGCCACCGCGGCCCGCGAGCGCGCCCGGCCGGTGCTGATGACGGCGCTCGTGGCCGCGCTGGGCTTCATCCCCATGGCCATCGCGACCGGGGTCGGCGCCGAGGTGCAGCGCCCGCTCGCCACGGTGGTCGCGTTCGGCCTCGTCACCTCCACCATCCTCACGCTCCTCGTGCTCCCGGCGCTCTATCCTTGGCTCGCGCGCCGGGCCGAGGGATCATCGGCACCAGCCCCGGAGCCCGCGCATGAAGCTCTTGCTGGTCGAGGATGA